The Mycobacteriales bacterium genome segment CCACCAGCAGCCAGGCGCCGTTGACGAGGCGGAACGCCCGCCGCGGCGCGTCGCGCAGCCGCGCCGACCAGTCCCACAGCACCGCGAACGGCACCAGGTTGTGCAGGTAGGTGACCGTCACGAAGTACAGGTCCAGGTGCGTCCACGCGAGCGCGCCGGCGACGGCGACCATCGGCAGCCCGGCGGCGGCGAGCACCGGCCGGGTGCGCGCCCCTCGCGCCAGGCCGGCGGCGAGGACGCCGAAGCCGGCGACCACCTCGACCCGCCGCCCGGCCGGGCCGGCCAGCCGGGTGAGCGCGATGACCGTCACCAGCGCCAGCACCGCCACCGCGAACCACCCGGTGAACGCGCCCCGCCAGCGGGCGAGCACGTAGCGGAGCTCCAGGACGTTGTGCAGAATCCCGAGCACCATGAGCCCCACGACGCTCGCCATGAGCGGTGCCCGCGTCGCGAGCAGCGCCGCGACCGCGACGTACGCCGCGACCTCCGCGACGGCGCGCCACTGACCGGCTACCTCGCGGCGCTCGCCGTCACGCTCGCCGTCGAGCCGCCGCTGTGGGCGCTCGCGCTGCGCCGGCTCGGCGTGCCCGCGCGGCGCGGGTACGCGGTGGGCCTGCTCGGCAACGCCACTTCTCATCCGCTCACCTGGCTGGTCCTCTTCCGGGTGCTGCCGGGGCCGCGCGGGGCGGCGTTCGTCGTGGTGGAGGCGTTCGCGGTCGGCTGGGAGGCGGCGGTCGCCCGGGTGGCGCTGCGCCGCGACCTGCCCGCGCTGCTCGGCGTGTCGCTCCTCGCCAACGCCGCGTCGCTGCTGGCCGGCGTGCTGCCGGCCGTGTCCGGAAGATGGTGACGGAGCGGGACATGCGGGGCCATGGCCCGTTCCGGCCATCTGCGACCATCGGCACCGTGCGCCTCGTCCTCGCCTCCGCGTCGCCCGCCCGGCTGCGGCTGCTCCGGGACGCCGGGCTCGACCCGGAGGTCGTGGTGAGCGGTGCGGACGAGACGGCGGACCTGCCGGGCGACGCGCGGTCGGTCGTCGCGACGCTGGCGGCGCGGAAGGCGCGCGCGGTCGCCGCCACGCTCGACGGCGACGCGGTCGTCGTCGGCTGCGACTCGATGCTGCTGCTCGACGGCGCTCTCGTCGGCAAGCCCGCCACGGCGGCCGAGGCGGTCGCCCGCTGGCACGCGATGCGCGGGCGCACCGGGACGCTGCTCACCGGACACTGCGTCGTCCGCCTCCCCGGCGGCACCGAGGCGGCCGCCGTCGGCGAGACGCTGGTCCGCTTCGGCACGCCATCGGACGCCGAGGTCGACGCGTACGTCGCGACGGGCGAGCCGCTGCGCGTCGCGGGGGCGTTCACGCTGGACGGCCGGGGCGCGGCGTTCGTCGACGCGATCCAGGGCGACGCCGGCAACGTCATCGGGCTGTCGGTCCCGCTGCTGCGCCGGCTGCTCGCCGACGTCGGCGTCCCGCTGGTGGACCTGTGGCGCTGAGGATCGGGCCGCTCGCCGTCGACCCGCCGGTCGTCCTCGCGCCGATGGCCGGCATCACCAACGCGGCGTTCCGGACGCTCTGCCGCGAGTACGGCGGCGGCCTCTACGTCAGCGAGATGGTGTCCGCCCGCGCGCTGCTGGAGAGCGGCTCGGCGCAGGCGGCGTTCGGCGCGGACGAGGACGTGCGCAGCGTCCAGCTCTACGGCGTCTCGCCGTCGGTCGTCGCGGCGGCGGTGCGGCTGATGGTGGGGGAGTGGGGCGTCCACCACGTCGACCTCAACATGGGCTGCCCCGTCCCCAAGGTGACCCGGCGCGGCGGCGGCGCGGCGCTGCCGGTGCGGGTGGGGGCGTTCACGCGGGTCGTCGCGGCGGCGGTGGACGCGGCGGGCGACGTGCCGGTCACCGTGAAGATGCGGATGGGCGTCGACGCCGCGACGCTCACCTACCTCGACGCCGGCCGGGCCGCGCAGGACGCGGGCGTGGCTGCCGTCACGCTGCACGCGCGGACCGCCGAGCAGCTCTACTCCGGCGCCGCCGCGTGGGACGCGATCGCCGCGCTCAAGGCCGCGCTGGACGTGCCGGTGCTCGGCAACGGCGACGTCTGGACGGCCGCGGACGCGCTGCGGATGGTCGCGGCGACCGGCTGCGATGGCGTCGTCGTCGGGCGCGGCTGCCTCGGGCGGCCGTGGCTGTTCCGCGACCTGTCGCTCGCGTTCGCCGGCGAGCCGGTGCCGCCGGCGCCGCTGCTGGGGGAGGTGCGCGCCGCGATGCTGCGGCACCTCGCGCTGCTGGCGGCGTTGAAGGGCGAGGCGGTCGCGGTGCGCGAGCTGCGCCGGCACGCGCGCTGGTACCTCACCGGCTACGCGGTGCCGGACGCCGTGCTGCCGGCGCTGCGTTCGGCGGTGTCGGCGGCCGACGTCGTCAACGCGCTGGCGCTCGCCGACCCGGCCGTCGCGGTGGCGCCGGGCGCCGACGCGCTGCCGCGCGGGGTCGTGGACGGGCCGCGGCGGGTGGCGTTGCCGGACCGGTGGCGGGAGACGGCTCACCTGACCGACCCGCCGCTGGGCGCCGACCTCGTCGCCTCCGGCGGGTAGTTCAACCAACTGGTTGACAAAGTTCGCGTGTCGCTGCTATCTTCAACCACATGGTTGAACACGCCGTCGCGCTGGACCGGATGTTCTCGGCGCTGGCCGACCCCATCCGCCGCGACGTCGTCGCCCGGCTCGCCGGCGGCGACGCCACGCTGACCGAGCTGGCGGAGTCGTACGACGTGAGCGTCCAGGCGGTCGCCAAGCACCTCAAGGTGCTGGAGGACGCCGGCCTCGTCACCCGCGGGCGCGACGCGCAGCGCCGCCCCGCGCACCTGGAGGCGGAGGTGCTCGACCTGATGACCGCATGGCTCGAGCGGTACCGGCGGCAGGCGGAGGAGCGGTACCGCCGCCTGGACGAGGTGCTGCGCACCATGCCCGACGACCCGGAGGAGCAGCAGTGAACGAGACGCAGATCGAGAGCGACCCGAACGTCCCCCTCGTGCGCATCACCCGCGAGTTCGACGCGCCGGTCGCCAAGGTGTTCCGCGCGCACACCGACCCCGAGCTGGTCGCGCGCTGGCTCGGCCCGCGCCAGTACGAGATGGTCATCGACCACCACGACTGCCGCACCGGCGGGTCGTACCGCTACCGGCACGTCGCGCCCGGCGAGGAGCACGCGTTCCGCGGCACGTTCCACGAGGTGCGCGACGGCGAGGTGATCGTGCAGACGTTCGCCTACGACGGCATGCCGGACTCGGTGGCGTTGGAGCGGGTGGTCTTCACCGACCTCGGCGACGGCCGCACCCGGCTGGTCGGGACGTCGCTGGTGGACTCGTTCGAGGCGCGGGACGCGTTCGTCGCGAGCGGCATGGAGCACGGCGTGCGCGAGTCGTACGAGCGCCTCGACGAGATCCTCGCCGCCGTCTCCGTCTAAGCGAGCGCGTTCGCCAGCAGGTCGCGGGTAGCGGCCGGGTCGACCACGTCGTCGAGCTCGAACCCGGCCGCCGCCGACAGCGCCGTCCCGTGCTCGTACGCGAGCGCCACCAGCGCCGCCTCGCGCTCGCGGCGTTCCTCGTCGTCGGCGATCGCCGCCAGCTCCTTGCGGAACGCCAGCCGCACCGCGCCCTCCAGCCCCATCGCGCCGATCTCGCCGGTCGGCCAGGCGAGCGTCAACCGCGCCGCGTGCAGGCTGCCGCCGGACATCGCCATCGCGCCGAGGCCGTACGCCTTGCGCAGCACCACCGTGAGCAACGGCGCCCGCAGCGCGGCGCCGGCGTTGAAAAGGTCGCCGACCGCCCGCACCAGCCCGGTCTCCTCGGCGGCCGGGCCGACCATGATGCCGGGCGTGTCGACCAGGCTGACGACCGGCAGCCCGAGCCGGTCGCAGAGCGTCAGGAACCGCGCCGCCTTCGCGGCCGCGGTCGCGTCGATCGCGCCGGCGCCGTGCTTCGGGTTGTTCGCGAGGACGCCGACGGCACGGCCCGCGAGCCGCGCGAACGCCGTCACGACGTTGCGCCCGTGCCGCGCCCGCAGCTCGGTGACGCTGCCGGTGTCGAACAGCGTCGTCACCACGTCGCGCACGTCGTACGCGCGCCGCCGGCTCTCCGGCACCACCTCGCGCAACGCCGCCTGGTCGCCGGCCGCGCCGTCGCCGTCGGGGCCGTACGCGTAGCCGACCACCCGCCGCGCGACCTCCACCGCCGCCGCGTCGTCGGCCGCCTCGACGTCGACCGTGCCGGTGCGCAGGTGGACGTCCAGCGGGCCGATCTCCTCCGGCGCCACCGTGCCGAGCCCGGCCGCGTCGACCATCGCCGGGCCGCCCATGCCGACGTTCGCCCCCGTGACGCCGACCGTGACGTCGCAGGTGCCGAGCAGCGCGGCGTTGCCGGCGAAGCAGTAGCCGGCCGCGACGCCCACCCGCAGCGTGCGCAGCCGCGCGAACGCCGCGAACGTCGTCAGCTCCAGCGCCGCGACCGTCATGTGGTCGGTGTCGCTCGGCCGCCCGCCGCCGCCCTCCGCGAACAGCACGACCGGCAGCCCCTCCCGGTGCGCCACGTCGAACAGCCGGTCGGTCTTGCGGTGCCCGGTCAGCCCCTGCGTGCCGGCGAGGACCGTGTAGTCGTACGCCATCGCCGCGGCGCGGACGCCGCCGATGCGGCCGGTGCCGAGGACGACGCCGTCGGCCGGCGTCCGCTCGCGCAGCTCGGCCAGCGGGCGGCGGGACCGCTGCGCCGCGACGGCGAGCCCGCCGTACTCCACGAACGTGCCTTCGTCGAGCAGGCCGGCGAGGCTCTCGCGCGCCGTCCGGCGCCCGGCCGCGTGCCGCGCCGCGACCGCGTCCGGCCGCGCCTCGTCGCCCGTCGCGGCGCGCCGCGCCAGCACCTCGTCCAGCCGTTCGTCCACCGCGCGAGCCTACGGTCACGGGCCGGTGAGGACGGCGAGGCGTTGGGTCGCCCGCGTCATCGCGACGTAGCGGTCGACCGCGCCTTCGATCCCGGTCCCGAACGTCTCCGGGTCGACCAGCACGACCAGGTCGAACTCCAGCCCCTTCGCCAGCTCCGGCGTCAGCGACCGCACCCGTGCCGACGGCGCGAACGCCGGGTCCCCGATGACGCAGGCGACGCCGTCGGCGTGCGCGGCGAGCCACTCGTCCAGGACGCGGTGCAGGTCGGCGACGCGACCGTGCACGACCGCGCCCTCGACGTCGCGGATCGAGGTCGGCACGTTCGCGTCCGGGAGCACCGCGCGGATCACCGGCTCGGCCGCGGCCATCACCGCGTGCGGCGTCCGGTAGTTGACCGTCAACGACGCCACCTCGATGCGGTCCAGGCCGACGCGGCCGAGGCGTTCCCGCCACGACTCGGGGAAGCCGTGCCGCGCCTGCGCGCGGTCGCCGACGATGGTCAGGCTCCGCGACGGGCAGCGGCGCAGCAGCATCTGCCACTCGGCGTCGGTCAGCTCCTGCGCCTCGTCCACGACCACGTGCGCGAACGGCCCCGCGAGGTCGTCCGTGTCGCCAGGGGTCACCGCGGCCTCGTCCACCAGCGCGTCGCGGAAGTCCTCGCCGCGCAGCATCGTCACCAGGCCGTCGCCGTACTCGTCGTCCGCGACCGCGATCAGGCTGTCCACGACGCCGGCCATGCGCTCGCGCTCGGCCGCCAGGGCCGCCGCGTCCCGCCGCTTGCGCCGCGCCGCCTCCGGGTCGCCGAGCCGCTGCCGCGCCGCGTCGAGGACCGGCAGGTCCGCCACCGTCCAGACCTGCTCGCCCGGCCGCCGCAACGCCGCCAGGTCGTCGTCGCCGAGCCACGGCGCGCACCGCCGCAGGAACGACGGCACCGACCACAGCGCGCGCACCAGGTCGGCCGCCTCGATCAGCGGCCAGGCGTGCGAGAACGCCGCGACCAGGTCGGCGTTCTGCCGCAACGATTTCCGGAGCAGGTCGGCGGGCACCTCCTCGTCGCCGTGCTGCTCCACCAGGATCGTGAGCAGCTCCTCCCACACCTGGTCGCGCGCCTCGTTGTGCGGCGTCCCCGGCTCCGCCGCGTCGAACGCCGCCGCCCAGTCGCCGGCGCTCAGCCGCAGCACCGACCAGTGCGTCTCGACCACCATCGGCTCGGTCGGCGGCCGCTCGTAGTAGCGGACCGCCGCCTCCACCGCGTCCGCGAGGGCCGCGGACGCCTTCAGGCGGGCGACGTCCGGGTCGGTCTCCGGCACGGCCGCCGCGCCCTCGGCGACGAGGTCGCGCAGCGTGCAGGTGCGCACGCCCTCCTCGCCGAGGCTCGGCAGCACGTCGCCGACGTAGGCGAGGTACGGCTGGTGCGGGCCGACGAACAGCACCCCGCCGCGGCGGTGCCCGAGGCGCGGGTCGGCGTAGAGGAGGTAGGCGGCGCGGTGCAGCGCGACGACGGTCTTGCCCGTCCCGGGGCCGCCGTCGACGACGAGGACGCCGCGCGAGCCGGCGCGGACGATCGCGTCCTGGTCGGTCTGGATCGTGGCGAGCACGTCGCGCATCCGGTCCGACCGGCTGCCGTCGAGGCTCGCGATGAACGCCGACTGGTCGTCCAGCGCGGCGTTCCCCTCGAACCCGTCCGGCGTGAACACCTCGTCCCAGTAGTCGCTGACCCGGCCGCGGTTCCAGT includes the following:
- a CDS encoding metalloregulator ArsR/SmtB family transcription factor, which codes for MVEHAVALDRMFSALADPIRRDVVARLAGGDATLTELAESYDVSVQAVAKHLKVLEDAGLVTRGRDAQRRPAHLEAEVLDLMTAWLERYRRQAEERYRRLDEVLRTMPDDPEEQQ
- the helR gene encoding RNA polymerase recycling motor ATPase HelR, producing the protein MRGVPETTSAFDLPDRLAAKADPALVAADERHFAAMARALEESIGELSRRLDATRQAPGGIGQAALDRDLEVHRLTARLRTLRRFGLDLCLGRMVPAGDAEPVYVGRLGLTDSTGRRLLVDWRSPAAEPFFGATHANPMGLASRRRYHWNRGRVSDYWDEVFTPDGFEGNAALDDQSAFIASLDGSRSDRMRDVLATIQTDQDAIVRAGSRGVLVVDGGPGTGKTVVALHRAAYLLYADPRLGHRRGGVLFVGPHQPYLAYVGDVLPSLGEEGVRTCTLRDLVAEGAAAVPETDPDVARLKASAALADAVEAAVRYYERPPTEPMVVETHWSVLRLSAGDWAAAFDAAEPGTPHNEARDQVWEELLTILVEQHGDEEVPADLLRKSLRQNADLVAAFSHAWPLIEAADLVRALWSVPSFLRRCAPWLGDDDLAALRRPGEQVWTVADLPVLDAARQRLGDPEAARRKRRDAAALAAERERMAGVVDSLIAVADDEYGDGLVTMLRGEDFRDALVDEAAVTPGDTDDLAGPFAHVVVDEAQELTDAEWQMLLRRCPSRSLTIVGDRAQARHGFPESWRERLGRVGLDRIEVASLTVNYRTPHAVMAAAEPVIRAVLPDANVPTSIRDVEGAVVHGRVADLHRVLDEWLAAHADGVACVIGDPAFAPSARVRSLTPELAKGLEFDLVVLVDPETFGTGIEGAVDRYVAMTRATQRLAVLTGP
- the dusB gene encoding tRNA dihydrouridine synthase DusB, with the translated sequence MALRIGPLAVDPPVVLAPMAGITNAAFRTLCREYGGGLYVSEMVSARALLESGSAQAAFGADEDVRSVQLYGVSPSVVAAAVRLMVGEWGVHHVDLNMGCPVPKVTRRGGGAALPVRVGAFTRVVAAAVDAAGDVPVTVKMRMGVDAATLTYLDAGRAAQDAGVAAVTLHARTAEQLYSGAAAWDAIAALKAALDVPVLGNGDVWTAADALRMVAATGCDGVVVGRGCLGRPWLFRDLSLAFAGEPVPPAPLLGEVRAAMLRHLALLAALKGEAVAVRELRRHARWYLTGYAVPDAVLPALRSAVSAADVVNALALADPAVAVAPGADALPRGVVDGPRRVALPDRWRETAHLTDPPLGADLVASGG
- a CDS encoding nucleoside triphosphate pyrophosphatase; amino-acid sequence: MRLVLASASPARLRLLRDAGLDPEVVVSGADETADLPGDARSVVATLAARKARAVAATLDGDAVVVGCDSMLLLDGALVGKPATAAEAVARWHAMRGRTGTLLTGHCVVRLPGGTEAAAVGETLVRFGTPSDAEVDAYVATGEPLRVAGAFTLDGRGAAFVDAIQGDAGNVIGLSVPLLRRLLADVGVPLVDLWR
- a CDS encoding SRPBCC family protein, whose protein sequence is MNETQIESDPNVPLVRITREFDAPVAKVFRAHTDPELVARWLGPRQYEMVIDHHDCRTGGSYRYRHVAPGEEHAFRGTFHEVRDGEVIVQTFAYDGMPDSVALERVVFTDLGDGRTRLVGTSLVDSFEARDAFVASGMEHGVRESYERLDEILAAVSV
- a CDS encoding carboxyl transferase domain-containing protein, translated to MDERLDEVLARRAATGDEARPDAVAARHAAGRRTARESLAGLLDEGTFVEYGGLAVAAQRSRRPLAELRERTPADGVVLGTGRIGGVRAAAMAYDYTVLAGTQGLTGHRKTDRLFDVAHREGLPVVLFAEGGGGRPSDTDHMTVAALELTTFAAFARLRTLRVGVAAGYCFAGNAALLGTCDVTVGVTGANVGMGGPAMVDAAGLGTVAPEEIGPLDVHLRTGTVDVEAADDAAAVEVARRVVGYAYGPDGDGAAGDQAALREVVPESRRRAYDVRDVVTTLFDTGSVTELRARHGRNVVTAFARLAGRAVGVLANNPKHGAGAIDATAAAKAARFLTLCDRLGLPVVSLVDTPGIMVGPAAEETGLVRAVGDLFNAGAALRAPLLTVVLRKAYGLGAMAMSGGSLHAARLTLAWPTGEIGAMGLEGAVRLAFRKELAAIADDEERREREAALVALAYEHGTALSAAAGFELDDVVDPAATRDLLANALA